In the genome of Kitasatospora cathayae, one region contains:
- a CDS encoding carbohydrate ABC transporter permease, translated as MSVSGSPPAADSLAVGAWGDAAVKFGNSVGAIAGFLGILLVVFLVAGRARGRLARPLAVLVFLGPAVLLLVVGLVAPLIRTVYLSLHNADGSRFVGGENFGWAFTTDSVQKVLVNTLLWLLVAPLAATGLGLVLALLVDRMRGQSVYKSLIFMPMAISLVGASIIFKFVYEARGKDQPQIGLLSQLAHAVGWSDPPNWLLSQPLNTFLLMVVMVWVQTGFAMVVLSAAIKAIPDEVVEAARLDGATGVRLFWYVTVPMIRTTVMVVLTTVMIITLKAFDIVRTMTGGNFGTQVLANEMYSQSFGQSNDGRGGALAVLLFLAVLPLVAYNIVQLRREREVR; from the coding sequence ATGTCCGTATCCGGCTCCCCGCCGGCCGCCGACTCCCTGGCCGTCGGCGCCTGGGGTGACGCGGCGGTCAAGTTCGGCAACAGCGTCGGCGCGATCGCGGGCTTCCTCGGCATCCTGCTGGTGGTCTTCCTGGTGGCCGGCCGGGCCCGGGGCCGCCTGGCCCGCCCACTGGCGGTGCTGGTCTTCCTCGGCCCGGCCGTACTGCTGCTGGTGGTCGGCCTGGTGGCGCCACTGATCCGCACCGTCTACCTGAGCCTGCACAACGCGGACGGCAGCAGGTTCGTCGGCGGCGAGAACTTCGGCTGGGCCTTCACCACCGATTCGGTGCAGAAGGTGCTGGTCAACACCCTGCTGTGGCTGCTGGTCGCGCCGCTGGCGGCGACCGGCCTCGGCCTGGTGCTGGCGCTGCTGGTGGACCGGATGCGCGGCCAGTCGGTGTACAAATCGCTGATCTTCATGCCGATGGCGATCTCGCTGGTCGGCGCTTCGATCATCTTCAAGTTCGTCTACGAGGCGCGCGGGAAGGACCAGCCGCAGATCGGGCTGCTCAGCCAACTCGCCCACGCGGTGGGCTGGTCGGACCCGCCGAACTGGCTGCTCAGCCAGCCGCTGAACACCTTCCTGCTGATGGTCGTGATGGTCTGGGTGCAGACCGGGTTCGCGATGGTGGTGCTGTCGGCGGCGATCAAGGCGATCCCGGACGAGGTGGTGGAGGCGGCCCGGCTGGACGGTGCGACCGGGGTCCGGCTGTTCTGGTACGTCACCGTGCCGATGATCCGCACCACGGTGATGGTCGTGCTCACCACCGTAATGATCATCACCTTGAAGGCCTTCGACATCGTCCGCACCATGACCGGCGGCAACTTCGGCACCCAGGTGCTGGCCAACGAGATGTACTCGCAGTCCTTCGGGCAGTCCAACGACGGGCGGGGCGGTGCCCTCGCGGTGCTGCTGTTCCTCGCGGTGCTGCCGCTGGTGGCCTACAACATCGTCCAGCTGCGGAGGGAGCGTGAGGTGCGGTGA
- a CDS encoding ABC transporter substrate-binding protein — protein MTPNPTVPSQSSRRRLVAVPALLAALALTAACSNSSGGSGDGGGAAQTLTGDCAKYQPYAGHSGTTVTMFASILSPESDNLEKSWAEFSKCTGIRISYEGSNDFESQLPVRVAGGNAPDFAIIPQPGLLAQMVKSGKVVKPPAQTVANQDKWSPVWKTYGSVDGTFYAAPMSANMKSLVWYSPKAFAAAGYEVPKTWADLMTLSDRIAKAGGPKPWCGGIASGTATGWPATDWLEEVVLGTYGGDVYDQWVGHQVKFSDQKITTAMRTVADWMLNPAWVNGGYGDVKSIATTTFQDAGAPILTGKCAMLQQASFYEAQWPKGTKVAPDGDVFAFHLPAVNPAIANPVEGGGEFLAAFSGRPEVQAVQNYLSSSDWASSRVKTASGWVSANQGVDKSLYTDPIDKLSAEALTDPSATFRFDASDMMPAAIGSGQEWKSLTAWFAEGQSIQKVAGDIDAAWPK, from the coding sequence TTGACCCCCAACCCGACCGTGCCGTCCCAGAGTTCCCGCCGCCGACTGGTCGCCGTGCCCGCGCTGCTGGCGGCGCTGGCCCTGACCGCGGCCTGCTCGAACAGCTCCGGCGGTTCGGGTGACGGCGGTGGAGCCGCCCAGACGCTGACCGGCGACTGCGCCAAGTACCAGCCGTACGCGGGACATTCGGGCACCACGGTGACGATGTTCGCCTCGATCCTCAGCCCGGAGTCGGACAACCTGGAGAAGTCCTGGGCCGAGTTCAGCAAGTGCACCGGGATCAGGATCAGCTACGAGGGTTCCAACGACTTCGAGTCCCAGCTGCCGGTCCGGGTGGCCGGCGGCAACGCCCCGGACTTCGCGATCATCCCGCAGCCGGGCCTGCTGGCGCAGATGGTCAAGAGCGGCAAGGTGGTCAAGCCGCCCGCCCAGACCGTTGCCAACCAGGACAAGTGGAGCCCGGTCTGGAAGACCTACGGCTCGGTCGACGGCACCTTCTACGCGGCGCCGATGAGCGCCAACATGAAGTCGCTGGTCTGGTACTCGCCGAAGGCCTTCGCGGCGGCCGGCTACGAGGTGCCGAAGACCTGGGCGGACCTGATGACGCTCAGCGACCGGATCGCCAAGGCGGGCGGTCCCAAACCCTGGTGCGGCGGCATCGCCTCCGGCACGGCCACCGGCTGGCCGGCCACCGACTGGCTGGAGGAGGTGGTGCTGGGCACGTACGGCGGCGACGTGTACGACCAGTGGGTCGGCCACCAGGTGAAGTTCTCCGACCAGAAGATCACCACGGCGATGCGGACCGTCGCCGACTGGATGCTCAACCCGGCCTGGGTGAACGGCGGTTACGGCGACGTGAAGTCGATCGCCACCACCACCTTCCAGGACGCGGGCGCGCCGATCCTCACCGGCAAGTGCGCGATGCTCCAGCAGGCCTCCTTCTACGAGGCGCAGTGGCCCAAAGGCACCAAGGTCGCCCCGGACGGTGACGTCTTCGCCTTCCACCTGCCCGCGGTCAACCCGGCGATCGCCAACCCGGTCGAGGGCGGCGGTGAGTTCCTGGCGGCCTTCTCCGGCCGGCCCGAGGTGCAGGCGGTGCAGAACTACCTGTCCAGCTCGGACTGGGCGAGCAGCCGGGTGAAGACCGCGAGCGGCTGGGTCTCGGCCAACCAGGGCGTGGACAAGAGCCTGTACACCGACCCGATCGACAAGCTCTCGGCGGAGGCGCTGACCGACCCGAGTGCGACCTTCCGCTTCGACGCCTCCGACATGATGCCGGCGGCCATCGGCTCCGGACAGGAGTGGAAGTCGCTGACCGCCTGGTTCGCGGAGGGACAGTCGATCCAGAAGGTCGCCGGCGACATCGACGCCGCCTGGCCCAAGTAG
- a CDS encoding carbohydrate ABC transporter permease, translating to MTDRPRNPVRKSFSSPLASAFVIAMTVLWTIPTFGLLVTSLRPKKDVTTDGWWNALIHPDFGLGNYHEVLFEGGSGSSTGMMPFLVNSLAISIPATLFPLVLAAMAAYALAWVRFRGSDAVFFTVFALQVVPLQMALIPLLRLFSGGAHLGPLTLIPALGVKGSYAPVWLAHTMFAMPLAVFLLHNFIAQLPRDLMEAAVVDGASHFKIFRSIVLPLCAPALASFAIFQFLWVWNDLLVALVFAGGTPEVAPMTVRLAQQAGSLGGRWELLTAGAFLSVIVPLIVFFSLQRYFVRGLLAGSVKG from the coding sequence ATGACCGACCGTCCCCGGAACCCGGTGCGGAAGTCCTTCAGCAGCCCACTGGCCTCGGCGTTCGTGATCGCGATGACGGTGCTCTGGACGATCCCGACCTTCGGCCTGCTGGTGACCTCGCTGCGCCCCAAGAAGGACGTGACCACCGACGGCTGGTGGAACGCCCTGATCCACCCGGACTTCGGCCTCGGCAACTACCACGAGGTGCTGTTCGAGGGCGGCTCCGGCAGCTCCACCGGCATGATGCCCTTCCTGGTGAACTCGCTGGCGATCAGCATCCCGGCCACCCTCTTCCCGCTGGTGCTCGCGGCGATGGCGGCGTACGCACTGGCCTGGGTGCGGTTCCGGGGGAGCGACGCGGTGTTCTTCACGGTGTTCGCGCTCCAGGTGGTGCCGCTCCAGATGGCACTGATCCCGTTGCTGCGGCTGTTCTCCGGCGGCGCGCACCTGGGCCCGCTGACGCTGATCCCGGCGCTGGGCGTGAAGGGCAGCTACGCCCCGGTCTGGCTGGCGCACACCATGTTCGCGATGCCGCTGGCGGTGTTCCTGCTGCACAACTTCATCGCCCAGCTGCCGCGCGACCTGATGGAGGCCGCTGTGGTGGACGGCGCCTCGCACTTCAAGATCTTCCGTTCGATCGTGCTGCCGCTGTGCGCGCCGGCGCTGGCCTCCTTCGCGATCTTCCAGTTCCTGTGGGTCTGGAACGACCTGCTGGTCGCGCTGGTCTTCGCGGGCGGCACACCCGAGGTGGCGCCGATGACGGTCCGGCTGGCGCAGCAGGCCGGTTCGCTCGGCGGGCGCTGGGAGCTGCTCACCGCCGGGGCGTTCCTGTCGGTGATCGTGCCGCTGATCGTCTTCTTCAGTCTCCAGCGGTACTTCGTCCGGGGGCTGCTGGCCGGGTCGGTGAAGGGGTAG